Proteins found in one Phocoena sinus isolate mPhoSin1 chromosome 19, mPhoSin1.pri, whole genome shotgun sequence genomic segment:
- the FUT1 gene encoding galactoside 2-alpha-L-fucosyltransferase 1 isoform X3 — MWAPRLRHLCLTFLLTCVLTSIFFFHIHQDLFHNGLGLSALCPDRNPVTSPVAIICLSGTPINPNASFSCPKHPASLSGTWTIYPNGRLGNQMEQYAMLLALAQLNGRQAFIQPAMHATLAPVFRIILPVLAPEVNSRTPWWELELHDWMLEEYAQLKEPWLKLSGFPCSWTFFHHLREQIRSEFTLHDHLRREAQSLLSHFRLSRMGDHPSTFVGVHVRRGDYMKVMPYHWKGVVGDRAYLQQAMDWFRARHEAPIFVVTSNGMEWCRENIDTSRGDVIFAGDGQEGAPSKDFALLTQCNHTIMTIGTFGFWAAYLAGGNTVYLANFTLPNSSFLNIFKPEAAFLPEWVGINADLTPLQMLAEH, encoded by the coding sequence ATGTGGGCACCCAGGCTCCGTCACCTCTGTCTGACCTTCCTGCTAACCTGTGTTTTGACCTCAATCTTCTTCTTCCACATCCACCAAGACCTCTTTCACAATGGCTTAGGCCTCTCTGCCCTATGTCCAGACCGTAACCCAGTGACATCCCCTGTGGCCATCATCTGCCTGTCGGGCACACCCATAAACCCCAACGCCTCTTTTTCCTGTCCCAAGCATCCTGCTTCCCTCTCAGGAACCTGGACTATCTACCCAAACGGCCGGCTTGGGAACCAGATGGAGCAGTACGCCATGCTGCTGGCCCTGGCCCAGCTCAACGGTCGCCAGGCCTTCATCCAGCCTGCCATGCACGCCACCCTGGCCCCCGTGTTCCGCATCATCCTGCCCGTGCTGGCGCCTGAGGTGAACAGCCGTACGCCTTGGTGGGAGCTGGAGCTTCACGACTGGATGTTGGAGGAGTACGCCCAACTGAAGGAGCCCTGGCTGAAGCTCAGCGGTTTCCCCTGCTCCTGGACTTTCTTCCATCACCTCCGGGAACAGATCCGCAGTGAGTTCACCCTGCACGACCACCTTCGGCGAGAGGCCCAGAGTTTACTGAGTCATTTCCGGCTTAGCCGCATGGGGGACCACCCGAGCACTTTCGTGGGTGTCCACGTGCGCCGTGGGGACTACATGAAGGTGATGCCCTATCACTGGAAGGGTGTAGTGGGTGATCGCGCTTACCTCCAGCAGGCTATGGACTGGTTCCGGGCCCGGCATGAAGCCCCGATCTTTGTGGTCACCAGCAACGGCATggagtggtgccgggaaaacatCGACACCTCCCGGGGGGATGTGATCTTCGCTGGCGATGGGCAAGAAGGCGCCCCCAGCAAGGACTTTGCGCTGCTCACACAATGCAACCACACCATCATGACTATTGGCACCTTCGGCTTCTGGGCCGCCTACCTGGCTGGTGGAAACACCGTCTACCTGGCCAACTTTACCCTGCCCAACTCCAGCTTCCTGAATATCTTTAAACCCGAGGCCGCCTTCCTGCCTGAGTGGGTGGGCATTAATGCAGACTTGACTCCACTCCAGATGTTGGCTGAGCACTGA
- the FUT1 gene encoding galactoside 2-alpha-L-fucosyltransferase 1 isoform X1, producing the protein MADARTPRWPGRDTGRKPLGRGRTRRILVHRADGEPRNWRGRGRGRSPALQLRARSRCPRKDGLLGGQETRSPIQAWTSSLSCSTWPVASCHLPGGLCPSHTGSLRKELGEHCPTSVDLTAWESEIPRSMWAPRLRHLCLTFLLTCVLTSIFFFHIHQDLFHNGLGLSALCPDRNPVTSPVAIICLSGTPINPNASFSCPKHPASLSGTWTIYPNGRLGNQMEQYAMLLALAQLNGRQAFIQPAMHATLAPVFRIILPVLAPEVNSRTPWWELELHDWMLEEYAQLKEPWLKLSGFPCSWTFFHHLREQIRSEFTLHDHLRREAQSLLSHFRLSRMGDHPSTFVGVHVRRGDYMKVMPYHWKGVVGDRAYLQQAMDWFRARHEAPIFVVTSNGMEWCRENIDTSRGDVIFAGDGQEGAPSKDFALLTQCNHTIMTIGTFGFWAAYLAGGNTVYLANFTLPNSSFLNIFKPEAAFLPEWVGINADLTPLQMLAEH; encoded by the exons ATGGCAGATGCTAGAACTCCACGGTGGCCAG GACGCGACACGGGGCGGAAGCCGCTGGGCCGTGGCCGGACTCGGCGCATCCTGGTACACAGGGCGGATGGCGAACCCAGAaactggaggggaagagggagaggtcGAAGTCCAGCGTTGCAGCTGCGCGCTAGATCTCGGTGTCCACGGAAGGATGGGCTGCTAGGAGGCCAG GAAACAAGATCCCCCATCCAGGCCTGGACCTCCAGCCTCTCATGTTCTACTTGGCCCGTTGCTTCCTGCCATCTCCCTGGTGGCCTCTGCCCCTCACACACAGGTTCACTGAGAAAGGAGTTGGGGGAACACTGTCCAACGTCAGTGGACCTTACTGCCTGGGAGAGTGAAATTCCAAGAT CCATGTGGGCACCCAGGCTCCGTCACCTCTGTCTGACCTTCCTGCTAACCTGTGTTTTGACCTCAATCTTCTTCTTCCACATCCACCAAGACCTCTTTCACAATGGCTTAGGCCTCTCTGCCCTATGTCCAGACCGTAACCCAGTGACATCCCCTGTGGCCATCATCTGCCTGTCGGGCACACCCATAAACCCCAACGCCTCTTTTTCCTGTCCCAAGCATCCTGCTTCCCTCTCAGGAACCTGGACTATCTACCCAAACGGCCGGCTTGGGAACCAGATGGAGCAGTACGCCATGCTGCTGGCCCTGGCCCAGCTCAACGGTCGCCAGGCCTTCATCCAGCCTGCCATGCACGCCACCCTGGCCCCCGTGTTCCGCATCATCCTGCCCGTGCTGGCGCCTGAGGTGAACAGCCGTACGCCTTGGTGGGAGCTGGAGCTTCACGACTGGATGTTGGAGGAGTACGCCCAACTGAAGGAGCCCTGGCTGAAGCTCAGCGGTTTCCCCTGCTCCTGGACTTTCTTCCATCACCTCCGGGAACAGATCCGCAGTGAGTTCACCCTGCACGACCACCTTCGGCGAGAGGCCCAGAGTTTACTGAGTCATTTCCGGCTTAGCCGCATGGGGGACCACCCGAGCACTTTCGTGGGTGTCCACGTGCGCCGTGGGGACTACATGAAGGTGATGCCCTATCACTGGAAGGGTGTAGTGGGTGATCGCGCTTACCTCCAGCAGGCTATGGACTGGTTCCGGGCCCGGCATGAAGCCCCGATCTTTGTGGTCACCAGCAACGGCATggagtggtgccgggaaaacatCGACACCTCCCGGGGGGATGTGATCTTCGCTGGCGATGGGCAAGAAGGCGCCCCCAGCAAGGACTTTGCGCTGCTCACACAATGCAACCACACCATCATGACTATTGGCACCTTCGGCTTCTGGGCCGCCTACCTGGCTGGTGGAAACACCGTCTACCTGGCCAACTTTACCCTGCCCAACTCCAGCTTCCTGAATATCTTTAAACCCGAGGCCGCCTTCCTGCCTGAGTGGGTGGGCATTAATGCAGACTTGACTCCACTCCAGATGTTGGCTGAGCACTGA
- the LOC116744183 gene encoding ubiquitin-conjugating enzyme E2 N — MAGLPRRIIKETQRLLAEPVPGIKAEPDESNARYFHVVIAGPQDSPFEGGTFKLELFLPEEYPMAAPKVRFMTKIYHPNVDKLGRICLDILKDKWSPALQIRTVLLSIQALLSAPNPDDPLANDVAEQWKTNEAQAIETARAWTRLYAMNNI; from the coding sequence ATGGCCGGGCTGCCCCGCAGGATTATCAAGGAAACCCAGCGTTTGCTGGCAGAGCCAGTTCCCGGCATTAAAGCAGAACCAGATGAGAGCAACGCCCGTTATTTTCATGTGGTCATTGCTGGCCCTCAGGATTCCCCCTTTGAGGGAGGGACTTTTAAACTTGAACTATTCCTTCCAGAAGAATACCCAATGGCAGCCCCTAAAGTACGTTTCATGACCAAAATTTATCATCCTAATGTAGACAAGTTGGGAAGAATATGTTTAGATATTTTGAAAGATAAGTGGTCCCCAGCACTGCAGATCCGCACAGTTCTGCTATCGATCCAGGCTTTGTTAAGTGCTCCCAATCCAGATGATCCATTAGCAAATGATGTAGCGGAGCAGTGGAAGACCAACGAAGCCCAAGCCATAGAAACAGCTAGAGCATGGACTAGGCTATATGCcatgaataatatttaa
- the FGF21 gene encoding fibroblast growth factor 21 — protein sequence MGWDKTKFEHLGLWVPVLAVLLGPCQAHPIPDSSPLLQFGGQVRQRYLYTDDAQETEAHLEIRADGTVVGTARRSPESLLELKALKPGVIQILGVKTSRFLCQGPEGRLYGSLHFNPQACSFRELLLEDGYNVYQSEALGIPLHLPPHRSSNRDLAPRGPARFLPLPGFLPPPLEPPGILAPEPPNVGSSDPLSMVGPSHGRSPSYTS from the exons ATGGGCTGGGACAAGACCAAATTCGAGCACCTGGGACTGTGGGTCCCTGTGCTAGCTGTCCTGCTGGGACCCTGCCAGGCACATCCCATTCCTGactccagccccctcctccaaTTTGGGGGCCAAGTCCGCCAGCGATACCTCTACACAGATGACGCCCAGGAGACGGAGGCCCACCTGGAGATCAGGGCTGATGGCACAGTGGTGGGGACGGCCCGCCGGAGCCCCGAAA GTCTTCTGGAGCTGAAAGCCCTAAAGCCAGGGGTCATTCAAATCTTGGGAGTTAAAACATCCAGGTTCTTGTGCCAGGGACCAGAGGGGAGGCTGTATGGATCG CTCCACTTCAACCCCCAGGCCTGCAGCTTCCGGGAGCTGCTTCTTGAGGATGGATACAACGTTTACCAGTCTGAGGCTCTTGGCAttcccctccacctgcccccacACCGCTCCTCCAACCGGGACCTGGCCCCCCGGGGACCTGCTCGCTTCCTGCCGCTGCCAGGCTTCCTCCCGCcacccctggagcctccagggaTCTTGGCCCCGGAGCCTCCCAACGTGGGCTCCTCAGACCCCTTGAGCATGGTGGGACCTTCACATGGCCGAAGCCCCAGCTACACTTCCTGA
- the FUT1 gene encoding galactoside 2-alpha-L-fucosyltransferase 1 isoform X2 — protein sequence MWAALGAGTLRSRQADCGAQETRSPIQAWTSSLSCSTWPVASCHLPGGLCPSHTGSLRKELGEHCPTSVDLTAWESEIPRSMWAPRLRHLCLTFLLTCVLTSIFFFHIHQDLFHNGLGLSALCPDRNPVTSPVAIICLSGTPINPNASFSCPKHPASLSGTWTIYPNGRLGNQMEQYAMLLALAQLNGRQAFIQPAMHATLAPVFRIILPVLAPEVNSRTPWWELELHDWMLEEYAQLKEPWLKLSGFPCSWTFFHHLREQIRSEFTLHDHLRREAQSLLSHFRLSRMGDHPSTFVGVHVRRGDYMKVMPYHWKGVVGDRAYLQQAMDWFRARHEAPIFVVTSNGMEWCRENIDTSRGDVIFAGDGQEGAPSKDFALLTQCNHTIMTIGTFGFWAAYLAGGNTVYLANFTLPNSSFLNIFKPEAAFLPEWVGINADLTPLQMLAEH from the exons ATGTGGGCTGCACTTGGGGCCGGAACGCTCCGTTCACGCCAAGCTGACTGTGGAGCTCAG GAAACAAGATCCCCCATCCAGGCCTGGACCTCCAGCCTCTCATGTTCTACTTGGCCCGTTGCTTCCTGCCATCTCCCTGGTGGCCTCTGCCCCTCACACACAGGTTCACTGAGAAAGGAGTTGGGGGAACACTGTCCAACGTCAGTGGACCTTACTGCCTGGGAGAGTGAAATTCCAAGAT CCATGTGGGCACCCAGGCTCCGTCACCTCTGTCTGACCTTCCTGCTAACCTGTGTTTTGACCTCAATCTTCTTCTTCCACATCCACCAAGACCTCTTTCACAATGGCTTAGGCCTCTCTGCCCTATGTCCAGACCGTAACCCAGTGACATCCCCTGTGGCCATCATCTGCCTGTCGGGCACACCCATAAACCCCAACGCCTCTTTTTCCTGTCCCAAGCATCCTGCTTCCCTCTCAGGAACCTGGACTATCTACCCAAACGGCCGGCTTGGGAACCAGATGGAGCAGTACGCCATGCTGCTGGCCCTGGCCCAGCTCAACGGTCGCCAGGCCTTCATCCAGCCTGCCATGCACGCCACCCTGGCCCCCGTGTTCCGCATCATCCTGCCCGTGCTGGCGCCTGAGGTGAACAGCCGTACGCCTTGGTGGGAGCTGGAGCTTCACGACTGGATGTTGGAGGAGTACGCCCAACTGAAGGAGCCCTGGCTGAAGCTCAGCGGTTTCCCCTGCTCCTGGACTTTCTTCCATCACCTCCGGGAACAGATCCGCAGTGAGTTCACCCTGCACGACCACCTTCGGCGAGAGGCCCAGAGTTTACTGAGTCATTTCCGGCTTAGCCGCATGGGGGACCACCCGAGCACTTTCGTGGGTGTCCACGTGCGCCGTGGGGACTACATGAAGGTGATGCCCTATCACTGGAAGGGTGTAGTGGGTGATCGCGCTTACCTCCAGCAGGCTATGGACTGGTTCCGGGCCCGGCATGAAGCCCCGATCTTTGTGGTCACCAGCAACGGCATggagtggtgccgggaaaacatCGACACCTCCCGGGGGGATGTGATCTTCGCTGGCGATGGGCAAGAAGGCGCCCCCAGCAAGGACTTTGCGCTGCTCACACAATGCAACCACACCATCATGACTATTGGCACCTTCGGCTTCTGGGCCGCCTACCTGGCTGGTGGAAACACCGTCTACCTGGCCAACTTTACCCTGCCCAACTCCAGCTTCCTGAATATCTTTAAACCCGAGGCCGCCTTCCTGCCTGAGTGGGTGGGCATTAATGCAGACTTGACTCCACTCCAGATGTTGGCTGAGCACTGA